In Brassica napus cultivar Da-Ae chromosome A3, Da-Ae, whole genome shotgun sequence, the sequence TGAAATATTGGATAACACAGAGAAAGTGGGAGGTCCACCTCGATGGGAGGGCTCTTTCACTACGTTTCGCACCTTCGTCTCGCAAAACGGCTTCTGGGACCTTAGACATTCAGGAAACCACCTCTCTTGGAGAGGATCTCGATATTCTCACTTTATAAGATCTCGGCTTGATAGATCTATGGTTAACTGCTCCTGGTCAGAGCTTTACCCAATGGGACGGTCCTGCTATCTCCGGTTTGAAGGGTCCGACCATAGACCGCTCGTAACATACTTCAACTCGTCGGGACCACGCAAACGAGGACTCTTCCGATTCAACAGGTCCCTAACGGAAAATGAAGAGGTTACAGACATGATCAACACTACCTGGAACCAGACACCACTCGCCGGGGTTATTGCAAAGCTGAACGAGTGCAGGAGGAAAATAATCTTGTGGACCAAAGAACGCAATCTCAAAGCGAACCAAGTGGTCTCAGAAACAAGAATTGCTCTCGACCAGGCCTTATCATCAGCATATCCAGACGTTCCCCGAATTGAAGAGCTCACAAACATCCTCGCTACAGCGTACAAAGAAGAGGAGCAATTCTGGCTACAACGAAGCAGGATCCAGTGGCTAAAAGACGGTGATAGAAATACCGGGTTTTTTCATGCGGCTACAAGGACTAGAAGGATGCAAAACTCCCTCTCAGTCATTGAGGACTCGCAGGGGACTGAGGTCCACGAAGAATCAGACATAATCTTTGTGATTGCCAATTATTATCAAGATATCTTCTCTACCAAGAGTGTTGGTGACTTCTCACTCATCCACAGCTTGCTACCGTGCAAGGTGACGGCAGACATGAACGACTACCTGATCAAACTACCGAGCTCACAGGAGATCAAGGAGGCGGCCTTCTCTATCAATAGTGGCAAGGCGCCAGGCCCGGATGGGTTTTCCTCCAAGTTTTACCAAGCTTATTGGCACATCGTGGGAGAGGATGTTACGAGAGATGTGCGGAAGTTCTTCGAGACTGGTGTGTTAGATCGGCAACAAAACGAGACACACATCCGTCTGATCCCCAAAGGCTCGTGCCCAAGACAAGTGGCAGACTATAGACCAATCGCACTGTGTAACACCCACTACAAGATCATAGCCAAAGTCCTCACCCGCCGGCTTAAGCCGCTCCTCCCGCAGCTCATATCGAAATCACAGTCAGCCTTCGTCTCAGGTCGAGCCATTGCGGATAATGTTCTCATTACCCATGAGACTCTCCACTTTCTCCGGACTTCGGAAGCTAAGAAGTACTGCTCTATGGCTGTGAAAACAGACATGAGTAAGGCGTATGACAGGATCGAATGGAACTTCTTACAAATGGTACTAACGAGGCTAGGATTTGACCCAACTTGGGTGTCTTGGATTATGGCCTGCGTGGAATCAGTGTCGTACTCCTTTCTCATCAACGGCACACCCCAAGGCTCTGTGATACCATCTCGTGGAATACGACAAGGCGACCCCTTATCCCCATACCTATTCATTTTATGTACGGAAGTGCTGTCCTCTCTCTGCATCCATGCACAAGACAATGGGACTTTAGCAGGGATACGAGTCTCACGAGGAAGCCCTTTCATCACTCACCTTCTCTTTGCGGACGACACCATGTTCTTTTGTAGATCTAGTGAAGGGGGAGTTGCTAAACTGAAGGAGATACTCAACGTGTACGAAGCGGTCTCCGGACAACGGATAAATCTCCAAAAATCAGCAATCACTTTCTCTGCCAAGACTCCTCCGGAAGTGAAGTTGCGGGTGAAAGCCACTCTTGATATCGCAGCAGAAGGAGGAGCTGGCAAATATCTAGGCCTTCCCGAGCTATTCGGTCTCAAGAAGAGAGACATATTTGCATCTATCCTAGATCGGATCAGACAGAAGATAAATAGCTGGACTACTCGTTTTCTATCCGGAGCAGGGAAACAAGTGCTCCTTAAATCCGTCCTAGCAGCTATGCCGAGCTACTCCATGTCTTGTTTTAAACTCCCGGCCTCCCTCTGTAAGCAGATACAATCTCTACTCACTAGATTTTGGTGGGATGCAAACCCGTAAACTAGGAAAATGTGCTGGGTGGCGTGGACGACCTTAACTCAACCTAAATATGCTGGCGGATTGGGTTTTAGAGATATCGAAAGCTTCAATGATGCTCTATTAGCTAAGATTGGATGGCGCCTACTTAAGAACCCATCATCCCTACTGGCTCAGGTTCTACTTGGCAAGTACACGAAACACACACCCTTCCTAGAGTGCATATCACCAGCGGTTGCATCCCATGGGTGGCGGAGCATCCTGGTGGGGAGGGACCTTTTGAAGAAAGGATTGGGCTGGGTGGTGGGAAATGGAGAGAACATCAGGGTCTGGTATGACCCCTGGTTGTCCTGCTCTGCCCCCGAAGCTCCTATTGGACCACGGCGATGCTTCACTTCGGGTCAGCAGCCTCCTATGTCCTATCTCGAACACATGGAATATCGATAAAATACGTCAACACCTGCCTCAGTATGAGGACACCATTCTCAAGATCATCACCAGCTCTGCTCCACTCAACGACTCCCTGGTATGGCTTCCCGATGAGAAGGGGAATTACACAACGAAGACAGGATATGGCAAGGCGTTTCCTCCTAATCCACGACCACCGACGTTACCAACTTCCTTTGATTGGCTAAAGCACATTTGGAACATCAAATGCTCACCGAAAATAAAGGATTTCCTCTGGAAGATCATAAACAGAGCAATCCCAACCAGCTCTAATCTTGCTAACCGTGGAGTCCTCCCCTTTAGCTGCAAACGCTGCGGTGGAGTGGAAGATGATCTCCACCTATTCATGTCTTGCTCCTTTGCTGATGAAGTTTGGGAGCTCGCTCCCTTGGCCTGGAAACCGGGAGCTACGATCCCCTCCCTTGCTACTATGCTCAGCCATGGCAGCAAGATTATTACTCTCCCACCAGTGGGGATCTTTATACCATTGTGGCCATGGCTATTGTGGAATCTGTGGAAAGCTCGTAATAAACTATATTTTGATGGCAGATCATTCTCAGCACAGGAGGTCTTGCAGAAGTCAATTGCAGATGCAAAGGAATGGCAAACTGCCCAAGCAGGGGACTCTAGCGCACGATCCTTACCACGGCATCACGCTCCACCAAGCACAACCGTACATGCTTTACCCACGGAACCAGCCTGCTTTGTGGATGCAGCATGGAGCTCAACCACAGGCTCGTGCGGCATAAGAGGAGTGTTCAAAGGCGTTATCCGGCCCCACATTCCCGATATATGCTCATCACGTCGACTAGTCTCTTCAGCATTGATGGCAGAAGCCATTGCGATCCGTTCGGCAGTCATGTTGGCTGCGTCATCGAATCTTCGATCTCTACAGGTGTTCTCTGATTCTCAAACCCTCGTCTCAATGGTGAAAGCGAAAGAATCAAGACCCGTCTTGTTCGGGATATTATTCGATATCTATCATTTCAGTTGTTTGTTTGATACTATTTCCTTCTCCTTTATTCCCCGTTTACAAAACTTTGAGGCTGACTTGGTGGCAAAGTCTGCCCTCGCTCTTGCAGACAGATCCTCCGATCATGGAGTGTAGCTTGTTTCTTTAAGTTATGAATGAAAtgttgtttgaccaaaaaaaaaaaagttataaggTATAACTGGATGAATCAAAAAGTTGAAAGAAGTGAAGAACCTATGACcagaaagagaaacaaaaaaaaaacagtagatCAGATGTCTCATCTTCGGCTACTGAACCAGACACTGTTACTTTAGTTAGGATACCATCAGCTGGTCTCATATATTATAATCAGGCCCCTTTGTAAAACTCCcatcattaatttatattaagtGACTGTAAAAATGGTGATTCAAATATTTAACATTAACTTGAATAATTGACATTGATATGTCAATATATCTCaattgtaaaataatatatgaataatgtaaGTATTTCTTATTGCTATACCATAAATATGATGTTAATTGCCGGACATGTCGGAATATGAGCTACAAGTCACACATAGCATGCAGACGCGGAGGAATGCTGGtgttgtgttgttttttttgggtctaaatgtTAAAAACTGCAGGTGTTGTTGATCACTTGTCACTCACTTCAAACACCTAaggctttctctctctctcacacacacaaacaaatgATTTGCCGTAATTAAGATCTAATATATAGTTCGGTTGGCTCCTGATAGTTTTTTATTCTCAAAATGATTAATCAAAATGTAATGATTTGTCAATATATATGTagttacaaattatatatatatatatatatatatagagaaccaTCTGATGATATAtaggaaaacaaaatttcatgtcaaactttaaataaaatagatgtTTTAATAAGGCAAAGCCTGAATTAACTTTAAACAACCAAACTCCTATAAAACTAACATATCCAATTCTATAATGAGTGTACTCAGATATGGTCGGTGTCAGTAATGAAAAAGAGGAACATGATGAAATATAATATCATTACGAGGGGAATGTTATATGATTCTTAATTCTACTATTCTATTGAATTTTTATAATGATGATCATTCTTATACCGTTTTCACCAAAGCTTTAGTCTCCAGTATTAATATCCAACACAACATCAACTTGCAGGTGTTATTCATCACTTGTCATTCCTCTACATTCGAGTTTCCAACACCTAATCCCGCCAACAACcttgtactctctcaaatacATGCATGCAATGTCACACGTACGTGATCTCCATGCATAACACCTCTCTTGTCCATAAATAGCGCACCCATCCCTTCGCCTCATTCTTCACTCAAACCAAAAcacaagaaaacacacacaaatagCAAATGGCCAACAAGATCTTCCTCGTGTGCGCAACTCTTGCCTTCTGCGTCCTCCTCACCAACGCTTCCATCTACCGCACCGTCGTCGAATTCGACGAAGATGACACTACCGACCAAATAGGCCCATTCCGCCCACCACAGAAATGCCAGAGGGAGTTTCAGCAAGAGCAACACCTAAGAGCTTGCCAGCAATGGATCCGCCAGCAACTTGCGGGATCACCCTTCAGCGAAAACCAATGGGGTCCTCAGCAGGGGCCGTCTCTACGCGAGCAATGCTGCAACGAGCTTTACCAGGAAGACCAAGTGTGCGTTTGCCCTACTTTGAAACAAGCAGCCAAGTCAGTTAGGGTCCAGGGACAGCACGGACCATTCCAGTCCACCCGCATCTACCAGATCGCTAAGAACTTGCCTAACGTTTGCAACATGAAACAAATTGGAACATGTCCCTTCATTGCCATCCCTTTCTTTCCTCCTTACTAAATCCTAGTGTTATCACATGATGATCATCATTAATGTGGGTTGTTGATGTATGTTTAACAACACACAGTCATCGTgtgtttttaccaaaaaaaataaaagtgtaATAGTAGCTTGAGAGACTAATGTAATAAGCACTACTCGGTAATAAAAGAGAAGTTTTACTTTTTGTTCAAGTGTATCAGCATATGGTTTCGTAGCTAGTCTTGCACCAAAAATAGTTACGAAACCATTAATAATTATCTTATGGTTAGTATACTTAACAAAGATGATAGTTTTATCGATCTAATGCTGATCTATTGAAGATTTCAGAACACTAAACAAGTTCTTTTCAACTCAATTATTCATCCTGATACAAGAtgaaagtagataaaatagacCCTTTAGGTTAATACAAGctatatacaaatttagaaacaaCACTTAGTTACAAACATAATCCAACGGCCTATTGTTAACTTGACGTACGTGTGCCGTTCCAATCTCACAAGGATTCACTCTTGCTACGTATCCGAGGGAGCACAGAGACTCACCAGTTGAGGAAGGTTCAGTTGTGATGTTAACAAACAGTCGCCACTTAAGCAGGGCTCTAATAACAGAGTTCGACCAAGTTTCATTTCTACATAATAATTCAAAAGGTTatttttttaacagttttaccGTTTTCTTTTGGTTCAAATACAAAGTTTTCTTCTTTACGATTCTGTCTCAGATACCCACAATGTGCCCCTGAGCCGAGGTGGGCTCTTTCATCCGTTGCGTATCGAAATCAGCTCCAAAAGTTCAATCAGAATCGTCAAGTTTATGGCTTAAGCTTCAATTTTGGTCGAATTTTGAAGGGTCTTGTAAAAATGCTGTGATCTTTCCGCAATTGTGAAACCGCTTTAGCCTCTGTTTAAGCCATCACTTAGGGTGTTTTTTTCTTGAAGCAAGACGCATTTTGGAAGGATGGAAATGGGTAATCAATCGAGGAGTCTCTTAGCTCTGTGGGTGAATTTGCTTTCAATGTTGTTAGTAATAATAACATTGAAGGAGAGGAGAGCGGACTTTCTCTTTACCACACAGTTTATGGCCCCAGAGCTACAGGCAACGTTCAATGAGCAAATGGGTATGCTTATTTCTGGGTTTGGAATGCAATCATAAAGCTATTTGCTTTGGTCTATACTTTATGTGGTCCGAGATGTATTGATTCTTATTTCATCTCGAGCTTGTCACGTTCCTTGTTTTGTTCTGTTCTGTTTTGATGTTAGGTAGAGGCAATACTTATCTATTACTGGGGATTTAGGGACTATCTAACATCATCtgtcggttctaagcttgaatATTGGTTCTTTGCAGATTTATAGGAGagcttaatcagtttctaagaCAATCCCTTGTTGATATTTGCCTCTAACAACTCTTAGAATGCGTGCACGCTCACTTGTAAGTAGTTCatttcttgtctttttcttAGTAAGTGGGATTGGTGTCAAAGATGACTTTTGAAATACGTCTGAACCACGTTTAAAGCATAGAGTTAACCAAATAATAGTTATTATTTCTGAAAAGTGACAGCCAAATTATAAAGTTTCGATGAACCTACCCGAAGTCTTGCtagaagttttaaaataaaacggGGAAGAGTCTTCAAGTAAAGTTGTTGGAAACTTGAAATGTCAACTCTTTGATGACCAAATCAAGGCATCAACATCAAAGTCTAGTTATTTATTTGTGAAGACCATATAAAGTCAGCATACAATTTGTGACCCTTTCTATTCTAAGGAGACTATTAAGAAGTCGTTGGTGCCTCATAGTGGTTTATCTTGAGGGTATTTGATCAGTGGTTCCTCACATTTTCTTACTATCATtccttcttatttttttaaatctctctgTGAAACTCTTTGTCATGGATTGTCTGGGCTCAGCTTTGGGTTCTTTCTTGGCAGAGGCAGGGCGTGGTATATGCAGATCAACCTATACTCGAGCCATTTATACCATCCGGTTCAAGTCAAACATCAAAGCTTTAAATAAGGCGCTCAATGGCCTGGTTGATGTTCAAAACAAAGTGGAAAAAGACCTCAAAACCTTGGAGATCAAAGGGAAGTCCTTGAATGTGCAACTGAGGAGATGGCTCAGAGAAGTGGAAGAGATAGGCTCCGAAGCAAATTCAATTCAAGAAGGGCGTGCTTCATGTGCTCTGTCCTTGAGATGTAAGATGAGTAAAAAACTTATGGGAGTTCTTGATAAAGTCAAGAAGCTTCAGAAGCAAGGCTTAGATCTTCTCGACATATTTTCTTTGGAAGGAAGATCTGTACTAGTTGAGAGAATCCTTGGACCCTCGATCACTGATCAAACAATAGCATCAGAGATGTTAGTCAAAGTTCTAAGCTGTTTGATGAGCGATGATGTTCAAAAGGTCGGTATTTGGGGAATAGGAGGTGTTGGTAAAACTACTTTAGTCCGAGAACTGAACAATAAGCTATGGAAAGAAGCTGATACACAGCCTTTTGGTATGGTGATATGGGTTACAGTCTCCAAAGAGTTTGATTCGGGAAGGGTCCAGAAGCAAATCGCTGAGAGATTGGATATGGAAATCAGATTAGGCGAAAGCGAGGAAAGACTGGCCAGACGGATATATGGAAAGCTTGAGAAAGTAAGTAGCTTTCTTCTCATTCTTGATGATGTTTGGAAATCCATTGATTTAGACAAGTTGGGGATTCCACAAACAGATGGACACAAGGATAGAAAGATTGTCTTGACTTCTAGATATTTAGAGGTTTGCCAGAGCATTAAAACGGATATTGACTTCAGAGTGAATTACTTatgtgaagaagaagcttgggaaatgttttgtaaaaatgCTGGAGAAGTTACTAGATTAGATCGTGTTAGACCCATAGCAAAAGAGGTTTCTCGGGAATGTGGTGGATTGCCGTTGGCTATCGTCACGGTTGGAATGGCTATGCGAGGGAAAAAGAAGGTCAACCTGTGGAAACATGCCCTTGAAGAACTCAAGTGTTCGGTGCCTTATGTCAAGAGTATTGAAGAAAAGGTCTACCAGCCGTTGAAATGGAGCTACAACTTGCTCGAGCCAAAGATGAAATCTTGCTTCCTCTTCTGTGCCTTATTTCCAGAGGATTACTCAATAGAAGTGTCTGAGCTTGTGAGGTACTGGATTGCCGAAGGGTTCATTGATGAAACACAAAACTATAGCTACTTAATGAATCAAGGAATCACCTTGGTGGAGAATCTTAAAGACTCTTGCTTACTTGAAGAGGGTTCTCACGGTGACACAGTTAAGATGCATGATGTGGTTCGCGATTTTGCCATATGGGTCATGTCTTCCTCGCAAGATGATAGTCACTCTCTTGTCATGTCCGGTATAGGTTTGTGCGAGTTTCCACATGAGAAGTTCGTTCCTTCTATCCGAAGAGTTTCTTTGATGAACAATAAGCTTAAAAGGCTCTCAAATCAAGTGGTAGAGTGTGTTGAACTCTCAACTTTGCTGCTACAAGGAAACTTTCACTTGAAGGAATTGCCTGAGGGGTTCTTGATATCTTTTCCAGCACTTCGAATTTTGAATCTAAGTGGGACATGCATAAGGTCGTTGCCCAACTCCCTCAACAAGCTTCATGAGCTAAGATCTCTCATCTTGAGAGACTGCTACTACCTTGAAGAAGTTCCTTCCCTTGAAGGCCTTGCAAAAATTCAAATTCTGGATCTTTGCGCCACTCGAATAAGGGAAACTCCAAGAGGGTTGGAAACTTTGAACAGCTTGAGACTACTTGACCTTTCGCGTACACATCATCTCGAAAGCATTCCAGCAGGAATCATCGGACAGTTATCAAGTTTAGAGGTTCTAGACATGACCCTTAGTCATTTCCACTGGGGCGTCCAAGGACAAACTCAAGAGGGGCAAGCAACACTTGAAGAGATTGCGCGCCTCCAACGTTTGTCGGTCCTCTCAATCAGAGTCGTATGTGTTCCACCTCTCTCCCCTGATTACAATTCCTGGATAGAAAGGTTAAAGAAATTCCAGTTGTTTATCGGTCCAACAGCAAACTCTTTACCTTCTAGACATGACAAGCGGAGAGTGACTATTAGTAGTCTCAATGTTTCAGAAGCATTCATTGGATGGTTGCTAGAGAATACAACTTCTCTAGTGATGAACCATTGTTGGGGTCTCAATGAGATGCTGGAGAACTTGGTAATCGATAGCACGAGTAGCTTCAACCTGTTAAGATCTCTAACGGTAGAGGGTTTTGGTGGAAGTATAAGACCCGCTGGTGGATGTGTCGCACAGCTGGATCTTCTACctaaccttgaagaacttcatCTGCGTCGTGTAAATCTGGGAACCATTAGAGAGCTCGTTGGTCATCTGGGGTTGAGATTTGAGACACTGAAACATCTAGAAATCAGCAGGTGTAGCCAGCTCAAATGCCTTCTTTCATTTGGGAACTTCATCTGTTTCCTGCCGAACCTACAAGAGATACACGTTAGTTTCTGTGAAAGGCTTCAGGAGCTGTTTGACTATTTTCCAGGAGAAGTTCCAACCTCTGCTTCTGTGGTACCTGCTCTGCGTGTCATAAAGCTAAGGAATCTTCCGCGGTTGAGGAGATTATGTAGCCAAGAAGAGTCATGGGGATGTCTGGAACATGTGGAAGTGATAAGTTGCAATCTTCTGAGGAATCTACCCATAAGTGCAAATGACGCTCTTGGAGTCAAAGAAGTAAGAGGAGAAACACACTGGTGGAACAACTTAACTTGGGATGATAACACTACAAGAGAAACTCTTCAGCCACGTTTCATAGCAGCGGACGGGAATATACCTACTGGCTCTCTTGGAATGTCTTGCTATCAGAGCTCCAACACAATTGAAGAAGCTTTTCCAATTTCTAGCTTACCAGAATCTCAGGCTGAAGAGCTTCTGTAGCTACAATGTAATCATGGACTTGCAAATATCTTGTCACCGGGGCTCCAGCTCAATCtaatagagagagaagaggTTTCTCCACTTTAGATAGAAGACCTAACGTCTGAGGAGCTTATGAAGGGACACTGTAATCCTCGAGTTGCAGAAAGTTTCAGGTTCAACAGGTGACCCTCACTTTGTCAAAAAGTTGTCAGGTTTGAGCAGTGAACCATGTTAGCCACTGTAGTTTAACCTGCTCGCATTTGCTAGGAGGCCTCAAAAGTGTCTGGTCTTCACAAAGGAGAATATTTAAGATGTAGTAGTCCGTTTTCTTACACTTTCATAAATTTCCTTTGTCAAAAAGATGCAGAAGGTTATGGTAAACGTGGGTTTGCTGCTCTGGTCGACATACTTTGCCGAAAATCAAGAGCCACGAGAAGTCTCAAAGGCTTGAGTCAAGAGCTTTCTTGTGCCAGGGACAGGTCAGTATTAAGCAACGTGCAGACCCAACATTACGGTCCAGTTGGTGGATTTAATCATCATTTATGCAGCTATATCGAGGTGGCAACTAACAAAGATGTAAATATATGTGTAACGGTTTTATAATTAGTGACAGGTTTGAAGGTGTTCTACCTCAAGAATTCTTGGATAATTGTTTCTCTTGTCTTGTGTGTATTTGATTGTTTATCACTCGATTCCGTGCAATGAAAGTAAAcgtgaaattttattttctgtatAAGTTCTATGAAAGTATGTTTGTTACTGTAAACGTCAAAAGAATGTCCATTTTTTtgcaaataaaacgaagaaaccttGTCTTTTTCATTAACCAAAATAATCTTGTATACAGTAGTTGGGTCAGACTTCATAGTTCATCAGATTTAATAGTTTTTAGCTATCATATACATGTTTACTAAAAAATACATCATGAGTTCAACAGATATTGGAGAACTATGCCACAAAGAGGTAAAGAGTGCAAAGATATGTAGCTGTTGAACTTGATAAACTAACCAAAAGTGGGCAACTACCATAAAATGTCAACTTAATAAGTGTTACCTATCATGTAACCTTCTAAACATGTCATAACATCAGTTAAATCCGGTAATGTACACGCTTGAGATGTAAGCaacaaacttcttttttttttttggtaaaattgtaGATAACAAACTTGTTAATCTAGTAGCCACTCATATGGTAGAATCATGTATTGTTGTACCCTCCTGTGATAATTTTACATGCTTTACCCCATGGAGGTTTGACGGGATCTAAAGTGTGGCAGGAACAATATGGTAAAAGAAATGAATGAGGAAGGTTTCTATTGCAGCTAATATGAACTTCCATTAGTTCATTGGCTCGCTTTGGCAGTATGCAATACAGCCTTCTAAAATAAACAACATGTTGGAACTACAAAAAGCTTTATTTTTGACTTTTTGTTCATCTCAATACTTGAGCTTGTGGTCCAAGGTAGGAAACCTAAAACTGATCGAAGCATCAATGGTTTGACGAATAATTTCATCAATACTATATTTGTACTCAAACCCCAAATCTTTTAACTTCTTTGAagaaatcataggcttcatcaAACTTTGTCTCTCTTCCAAATCATCATCTAGCctataaatcataaataataattttgtgaGAAGTTTTATTCTAAACCAAAAGAACAGAGTCGATAAAAGCATTTGAAGaatgcaaaatttaaaaaacttacTTATGAACTTTACAAAGATATTCCTTAGAGAAGTGATTAAGCATCAACTCATGCATATCAATGTTGTCAACACAACATATGTATTGACCTTCAGCTTTTGGTTCTTCCATCAGAAACAAATGCGCCATGCAAATATCTTCAATGTGTACCAAACCAATCGAACCCATTCTTTTGTTCACTGCTGATAGTATCCCAAACAACTTGGACTCCCCTACAAAAAGTAAATGGTTGATACAAAATCTCCAACATTTTAACTTATATTTGATaacacaaaaatattatatacacacacatacacacctGTTATTGGAGACAAGAGAACTTGAAGGCTTGATGGGAGAGAAGGTGTACAAAATGGACCCGAGACAGTAGTTGTAATAACTGAAACAAGATCCATTCCACTCTCTTTTGCATatctaaatgcttcttcctCTGATACTAGTTTCGATAGTACATAAACCTAGTCGTCCACACGAAGTCTAAAGTTATTTAATAAGTGCCTAAATGAACTGTTATACTATTGTAATGCTAGCATTTACCCATCCACTTGCTTTTGTTTTAAGTACATGATCAATGGGAGTCTTGCAAGTCTCATCTACGATTGATCTCCACCGTTCATTCTCATCTTTGGCTGTGAGGGTACTGATGGATGACGTGAAGACAACTCTCTTTACTGAGTTTGACTTTAGACAAGAACCTAGTACGTTCCGTACGCCTTTTATCGCCGGGTCAATGACTTTGCTCTGGACATAACTCTCTGAGATTCAAAACCCGGTTCGTTTAGGTTAACCTACGTGTTATTTGATCTTGACTTGAGACTTTTGCATCATTTACTACATTTTACATTGACGTACGTTTCACCAAATCATGGTCAAGGCTTCAGGGGATTAgtcatattcatatataacattttagtATTAGTACTTAATTAACCGAAGATTCTGGTTTATAGCGGTTAAGGCAATGTGAAAAGTTAAGAAAACGGTACGTGCAACGAGAAGGTTGTACCTAGATTAACCTGATCCGGTGAGATATCAAACTCCATGGAAGCCGCGACATGGAACACGCCATCACAGCCCTTAACGGCGTCATCGAAGCTGCCGCCATCTTGAAGATCCGATCGGAATATTCTAAGCCGTTCGTTTCCTCTCCACTTGGATTGAAAATATTGAGATTTTGCTGTCAGAGGAAGAAGCTATTAGGTTAAATGTGATGACTTCAAAGCTATTTTACAAATCAGTCCAACTTTGAGTCTAATTAACCAATTCATCCATAATTGTTCTAAAACGCTCTGTAAAGTATCTAAGatttgaagtttcaaaaaaataaagtatCTAAGATttgatataattaaattaacaaattaacacttcaaaaaattaacaaataatttcAGAGCCATGCAAAAACTTATATGATACTAACCGAATAGTTTCAAGAAATTGAAATTAGTTTCTGTTTTTCCGGAAACAAGAGAGTACCAAGATCTCTGAGAGTGGCGTGAACTGTGTAGCCTCTTTCGAGAAGAGACTTAACCAACCAAGAACCGATGTATCCACTTGCACCCGTTACGCAATACGTCGTCGCTTTTCCTTCCTCTCCGTTCAGCTCCATTGTCTCTCTCGCTTTCCTCTCCAAATGCCAAAGTGAGTTTAGAgagttaattattaatttttggcTTGTAACGATACCACCACCGTCTTTTGTCTGTGCTATTTTAATATTGcatgtttgtttctttctggtttggtgttaacttttttgtattttataacaaaattgtattttccaaAATCTGACGTTCGGAAAACTACGAGACAACCccatttttaatttctttttggcATTTTATGACATTTGGTAAGATAAGATTATTGCATCACTGGTGTTGTTATCATAGTGCATTTTGATATatatga encodes:
- the LOC106440948 gene encoding napin-1A-like, which produces MANKIFLVCATLAFCVLLTNASIYRTVVEFDEDDTTDQIGPFRPPQKCQREFQQEQHLRACQQWIRQQLAGSPFSENQWGPQQGPSLREQCCNELYQEDQVCVCPTLKQAAKSVRVQGQHGPFQSTRIYQIAKNLPNVCNMKQIGTCPFIAIPFFPPY
- the LOC106440949 gene encoding disease resistance protein At4g27190; its protein translation is MEMGNQSRSLLALWVNLLSMLLVIITLKERRADFLFTTQFMAPELQATFNEQMEAGRGICRSTYTRAIYTIRFKSNIKALNKALNGLVDVQNKVEKDLKTLEIKGKSLNVQLRRWLREVEEIGSEANSIQEGRASCALSLRCKMSKKLMGVLDKVKKLQKQGLDLLDIFSLEGRSVLVERILGPSITDQTIASEMLVKVLSCLMSDDVQKVGIWGIGGVGKTTLVRELNNKLWKEADTQPFGMVIWVTVSKEFDSGRVQKQIAERLDMEIRLGESEERLARRIYGKLEKVSSFLLILDDVWKSIDLDKLGIPQTDGHKDRKIVLTSRYLEVCQSIKTDIDFRVNYLCEEEAWEMFCKNAGEVTRLDRVRPIAKEVSRECGGLPLAIVTVGMAMRGKKKVNLWKHALEELKCSVPYVKSIEEKVYQPLKWSYNLLEPKMKSCFLFCALFPEDYSIEVSELVRYWIAEGFIDETQNYSYLMNQGITLVENLKDSCLLEEGSHGDTVKMHDVVRDFAIWVMSSSQDDSHSLVMSGIGLCEFPHEKFVPSIRRVSLMNNKLKRLSNQVVECVELSTLLLQGNFHLKELPEGFLISFPALRILNLSGTCIRSLPNSLNKLHELRSLILRDCYYLEEVPSLEGLAKIQILDLCATRIRETPRGLETLNSLRLLDLSRTHHLESIPAGIIGQLSSLEVLDMTLSHFHWGVQGQTQEGQATLEEIARLQRLSVLSIRVVCVPPLSPDYNSWIERLKKFQLFIGPTANSLPSRHDKRRVTISSLNVSEAFIGWLLENTTSLVMNHCWGLNEMLENLVIDSTSSFNLLRSLTVEGFGGSIRPAGGCVAQLDLLPNLEELHLRRVNLGTIRELVGHLGLRFETLKHLEISRCSQLKCLLSFGNFICFLPNLQEIHVSFCERLQELFDYFPGEVPTSASVVPALRVIKLRNLPRLRRLCSQEESWGCLEHVEVISCNLLRNLPISANDALGVKEVRGETHWWNNLTWDDNTTRETLQPRFIAADGNIPTGSLGMSCYQSSNTIEEAFPISSLPESQAEELL
- the LOC106442780 gene encoding putative anthocyanidin reductase; translation: MELNGEEGKATTYCVTGASGYIGSWLVKSLLERGYTVHATLRDLAKSQYFQSKWRGNERLRIFRSDLQDGGSFDDAVKGCDGVFHVAASMEFDISPDQVNLESYVQSKVIDPAIKGVRNVLGSCLKSNSVKRVVFTSSISTLTAKDENERWRSIVDETCKTPIDHVLKTKASGWVYVLSKLVSEEEAFRYAKESGMDLVSVITTTVSGPFCTPSLPSSLQVLLSPITGESKLFGILSAVNKRMGSIGLVHIEDICMAHLFLMEEPKAEGQYICCVDNIDMHELMLNHFSKEYLCKVHKLDDDLEERQSLMKPMISSKKLKDLGFEYKYSIDEIIRQTIDASISFRFPTLDHKLKY